A genomic stretch from Leeia speluncae includes:
- a CDS encoding quaternary amine ABC transporter ATP-binding protein, translating into MQQSKIRVENLYKVFGPQPMDAVNLLKQGKRKEEIFEKTGQVVGVNNVSFDVDEGEIFVLMGLSGSGKSTLIRLINRLVEPTDGKIIIDGEDVAKLPPQKLIDLRRKDMSMVFQSFALMPHRTVVANAAFGLEVAGVPKAQREMQAMTVLEQVGLAAFAQKYPHQLSGGMQQRVGLARALAVNPSLMLMDEAFSALDPLKRSEMQDVLLKLQREHRRTIFFVSHDLEEALRIGTRIAIMEGGRLVQVGTPQEIVENPAEDYVREFFKSVDTSRYLMAKDMLDTHAIPVLKQGETISENALNDYAWCVCLSKDNHFLGLLPTERAKASVGQSVSIDNLITVDPISHRSVLQNVLPRLLGQRTPLPVMDDNGHYVGVLSSYSVLTRISQRGLHV; encoded by the coding sequence ATGCAGCAGAGTAAGATTAGGGTAGAGAATCTCTACAAGGTTTTCGGACCGCAACCAATGGACGCGGTTAACCTGCTTAAGCAAGGTAAACGAAAAGAAGAGATTTTTGAAAAAACAGGCCAAGTCGTAGGCGTCAATAACGTTTCTTTCGACGTGGATGAAGGTGAAATCTTCGTATTGATGGGTTTGTCTGGTTCAGGCAAATCAACATTAATTCGTTTGATTAACCGCTTGGTTGAACCAACAGATGGCAAAATCATCATCGATGGTGAGGATGTTGCTAAGCTGCCCCCACAAAAACTAATCGACTTGCGTCGTAAAGACATGAGTATGGTGTTCCAGAGCTTTGCTTTGATGCCACACCGTACCGTCGTTGCGAATGCTGCGTTTGGTTTAGAAGTCGCTGGTGTGCCTAAAGCACAACGCGAAATGCAAGCCATGACCGTTCTAGAGCAAGTAGGTCTTGCTGCTTTTGCTCAGAAATATCCACACCAATTATCTGGTGGTATGCAGCAGCGTGTGGGCTTAGCTCGTGCGCTAGCGGTAAACCCATCTCTAATGCTGATGGATGAAGCGTTCTCTGCGCTAGATCCGCTAAAACGCTCTGAGATGCAAGATGTTCTGTTGAAATTACAACGCGAACATCGCCGTACTATTTTCTTCGTTTCTCACGATTTGGAAGAAGCGCTAAGAATTGGTACTCGCATTGCCATTATGGAAGGTGGCCGCTTAGTTCAAGTAGGTACACCGCAAGAAATCGTAGAAAATCCGGCTGAAGATTACGTACGTGAATTCTTCAAGAGCGTGGATACGTCTCGTTACTTGATGGCAAAAGACATGCTAGATACGCATGCTATTCCAGTCTTGAAACAAGGCGAAACCATTAGCGAAAACGCACTAAACGATTACGCATGGTGTGTTTGCTTGTCGAAAGACAATCACTTCCTAGGCTTGTTGCCAACAGAACGTGCGAAAGCTTCGGTAGGCCAATCTGTTTCAATTGATAATCTAATTACAGTTGATCCAATCAGCCATCGTTCTGTACTACAAAATGTATTGCCAAGATTACTTGGTCAGCGCACACCGCTGCCAGTAATGGATGATAACGGTCACTACGTCGGCGTATTGTCTTCTTACAGTGTTCTGACCAGAATTTCCCAGCGAGGTCTACATGTCTGA
- a CDS encoding ABC transporter permease has product MSDFLHNFLANPHSYLPLGDWVNELVKYLLDNYSGGFDTIGKIVDVFAEGVEHLLLLLPMWAMTLLFVGVGFWRLSWKFALFVLLSFLLIFTTGFWEQTIVTLALTLSSTVISLMLGVPLGIWCAKSNRVNQIVRPILDFSQTMPAFVYLIPAAMFFGLGRVPGILATVVFAMPPAVRLTNLGIRQVNKELVEAGHAFGCTARQLLFKVQLPTALPAIMTGVNQTIMMALSMVIIASMVGAGGLGNDVLASIQRLDVGLGYESGLAVVLLAIILDRITESFGTSKSSKQQ; this is encoded by the coding sequence ATGTCTGATTTTCTACATAATTTCCTGGCAAATCCGCACAGCTATCTACCGCTAGGTGATTGGGTTAACGAGCTTGTTAAGTACTTGCTAGACAATTACTCTGGTGGTTTCGATACCATCGGCAAGATTGTGGATGTATTCGCCGAAGGCGTTGAGCATTTGCTACTATTATTGCCGATGTGGGCAATGACCTTGCTGTTTGTTGGTGTGGGTTTCTGGCGTTTGAGCTGGAAGTTTGCTTTGTTTGTCCTGTTGTCATTCTTGCTAATCTTTACGACTGGCTTCTGGGAACAAACCATCGTAACTCTGGCGTTGACTCTCTCATCTACAGTGATCTCGCTGATGCTCGGTGTTCCTTTGGGCATTTGGTGTGCGAAAAGCAATCGGGTTAACCAAATTGTTCGTCCAATTTTGGACTTCTCGCAAACCATGCCTGCATTCGTGTACTTGATTCCAGCCGCGATGTTCTTTGGTTTGGGGCGCGTACCTGGTATTTTGGCAACTGTCGTATTTGCGATGCCACCTGCAGTTCGTCTAACTAACTTGGGTATTCGCCAAGTGAACAAAGAACTTGTTGAAGCAGGTCACGCTTTCGGCTGTACTGCAAGACAGTTACTCTTCAAAGTGCAATTGCCAACGGCGTTGCCAGCCATTATGACTGGTGTTAACCAGACAATCATGATGGCGTTATCGATGGTGATTATCGCTTCGATGGTGGGGGCTGGTGGTCTAGGTAACGATGTTCTTGCATCAATCCAACGTCTTGACGTGGGTCTAGGTTATGAGAGTGGTCTAGCAGTGGTATTGCTAGCGATCATTCTTGACCGTATTACCGAGAGTTTTGGTACTTCTAAGAGTAGCAAGCAACAGTAA
- a CDS encoding GlxA family transcriptional regulator, which yields MVSQDISQLSHIGFLVLPSFSMIAFTNAVEPLRMANQLSRKRLYRWSIITLTDEPVLASNGLSIAPTVRPEEIPKPDILFVCAGTNVRDAVNDQVISVIRKYHQAGVALGALCTGTFALAKAGVLNNYRCSIHWENLSAIREEFPAIDFSGELFVIDRDRFTCSGGTAPLDLMINMIRFKGGKSLAADVSEQFIMDRIRDEKDRQHIPLVARIGAGHESLLEAALAMENNIENPISLDQLADDLGLSLRHLERLFKRYLGTTPAQYYLDLRLRRARELLLQTNMSVMEVTVACGFQSSSHFSKSYRGVFGYPPSRERHPDMQHVSIM from the coding sequence ATGGTTTCACAAGATATTTCTCAACTTTCCCATATTGGTTTTTTGGTACTGCCAAGTTTTTCAATGATTGCATTTACCAATGCCGTTGAACCGCTACGTATGGCCAATCAATTAAGTCGCAAGCGCTTATACCGCTGGTCAATCATCACGCTCACTGATGAACCTGTCTTGGCTAGTAATGGCCTATCTATTGCACCAACCGTCAGACCTGAAGAAATTCCTAAACCTGATATTTTATTTGTCTGTGCAGGTACCAATGTACGTGACGCCGTCAATGATCAGGTTATTTCTGTGATTCGCAAATATCATCAAGCAGGTGTCGCTTTAGGCGCACTTTGTACTGGTACTTTTGCCCTTGCTAAAGCGGGTGTGTTAAACAACTACCGTTGTTCTATTCACTGGGAAAACCTATCTGCGATTCGTGAAGAATTCCCCGCGATTGATTTTTCTGGCGAATTATTTGTGATTGATCGTGATCGCTTTACCTGTAGTGGCGGCACTGCGCCGCTAGATCTCATGATCAATATGATCCGCTTTAAAGGCGGAAAAAGCTTAGCTGCAGACGTGTCTGAACAGTTTATTATGGACCGTATCCGTGATGAAAAAGATCGTCAGCACATTCCACTCGTGGCCAGAATTGGTGCGGGCCATGAGTCGCTATTAGAAGCGGCATTGGCAATGGAAAATAATATTGAAAATCCGATTTCGCTAGATCAATTAGCGGATGATCTAGGGTTGTCATTACGTCACCTAGAGCGATTATTTAAGCGTTATTTAGGTACGACACCTGCTCAATATTACTTAGACCTACGTTTACGTCGGGCAAGAGAATTGTTATTACAGACCAATATGTCTGTCATGGAAGTAACTGTCGCCTGTGGCTTCCAATCATCTTCACATTTTAGTAAATCGTATCGTGGTGTATTTGGTTATCCGCCAAGTAGAGAGCGGCATCCTGATATGCAACACGTCAGTATTATGTAA
- the choX gene encoding choline ABC transporter substrate-binding protein — translation METAVRRWFSVAASVGILATSFHASAQDPAQCQNVKFGEVGWTDIAATTALASYVLKSIGYNPSSAIQSVPDTLKGLKNKQIDVYLGYWAPAQTGQVTPYVKSGDVKMLAKPNLVGAKYTLAVPSYAADAGLRSFEDLGKFKVELGYTMYGIEPGNEGNNYLNDMIQKNKFGLKDFMVTEWGEKGMLMAVKKAVEQKKFIAFLAWEPHPMNVDFKLTYLKGGDAYFGPNYGEAKVYTVLANDYLTRCPNVGKFVSNLQFTLDMENRVMGSIMNKVKAPQAAMEWLKKNPAVLKNWLNGVTTFDGKEALPVVMSTL, via the coding sequence ATGGAAACAGCAGTACGTAGATGGTTTTCAGTCGCAGCAAGTGTAGGTATTTTAGCGACGTCTTTTCATGCATCCGCACAAGATCCCGCGCAATGCCAAAATGTGAAATTTGGCGAAGTGGGTTGGACGGATATTGCGGCCACCACCGCGCTAGCGTCTTATGTCTTAAAGTCAATTGGCTATAACCCAAGCTCTGCCATTCAATCGGTGCCAGATACACTCAAAGGGCTGAAAAATAAACAAATCGATGTTTATTTAGGTTACTGGGCGCCTGCTCAAACTGGCCAAGTTACACCCTATGTCAAATCAGGCGATGTCAAAATGCTCGCTAAACCTAATTTGGTTGGCGCCAAATATACATTGGCTGTTCCAAGCTATGCAGCAGATGCAGGGTTAAGAAGTTTTGAAGATTTAGGTAAATTCAAGGTTGAGCTTGGCTATACCATGTATGGGATTGAGCCGGGTAATGAAGGCAATAATTATCTGAACGATATGATTCAGAAAAACAAATTTGGCCTAAAAGACTTTATGGTGACGGAATGGGGTGAGAAAGGCATGCTCATGGCGGTGAAAAAAGCCGTTGAGCAAAAGAAATTTATCGCCTTCTTAGCTTGGGAGCCACACCCAATGAACGTGGATTTCAAATTGACTTATTTAAAAGGTGGTGATGCCTATTTCGGCCCAAACTATGGTGAGGCAAAGGTTTATACCGTATTAGCTAACGATTATTTAACGCGTTGTCCAAATGTTGGTAAATTTGTTAGCAATTTGCAATTCACCTTAGATATGGAAAACCGCGTGATGGGTAGCATCATGAATAAAGTGAAAGCGCCACAAGCGGCAATGGAATGGCTGAAAAAGAACCCTGCTGTTCTGAAGAACTGGTTAAATGGGGTAACTACCTTTGATGGTAAAGAAGCCCTTCCAGTGGTAATGTCTACCTTGTGA
- a CDS encoding choline ABC transporter substrate-binding protein — protein MLKSRKLLAALVMAGVSQFAFAGDSAACQKVRFADVGWTDIAATTGMASVVLEGLGYKPSTTIASVPITFAGMKSKQIDVFLGYWNPSMTPMIESFVKAKQLKVLEKPNLVGAKYTLAVPEYVAAAGLKSFADIQKFKKELDGKIFGIEPGNDGNKLIQDMIQKNQFGLKDFKLIESSEAGMLAEAERAVRNKKFIVFLGWEPHPMNVKMRMTYLSGGDDVFGPNFGEAKVFTVLATDYETRCPNVGKFVNNLQFTTGMENMVMGPIMNKVKPEVAAKEYLKKNPAVLDKWLAGVTTFDGKEGLSAVKKSLGL, from the coding sequence ATGCTGAAGTCACGTAAACTGTTGGCCGCACTAGTCATGGCTGGAGTAAGCCAATTTGCATTTGCTGGCGATTCTGCTGCATGTCAGAAAGTTCGCTTTGCCGATGTAGGTTGGACCGATATTGCTGCTACCACTGGTATGGCCTCTGTTGTGTTGGAAGGCTTAGGTTATAAACCAAGCACAACCATCGCGTCAGTGCCTATTACATTTGCTGGTATGAAATCTAAACAAATTGATGTTTTCTTGGGTTACTGGAATCCAAGTATGACACCAATGATCGAATCGTTTGTTAAAGCAAAACAACTAAAAGTTTTGGAAAAGCCAAACTTGGTTGGAGCTAAATATACCTTGGCTGTGCCAGAGTATGTAGCTGCTGCGGGTCTAAAAAGCTTTGCTGACATCCAAAAATTCAAGAAAGAATTAGACGGCAAAATCTTTGGTATTGAGCCAGGTAACGACGGCAACAAGCTAATTCAAGACATGATTCAAAAGAATCAATTTGGTTTGAAAGATTTCAAACTAATTGAATCAAGTGAAGCAGGTATGTTGGCTGAAGCTGAGCGTGCTGTTCGCAATAAGAAATTCATTGTGTTCCTAGGTTGGGAACCACATCCAATGAACGTGAAAATGCGCATGACTTACCTATCTGGTGGTGATGATGTATTTGGACCAAACTTTGGTGAAGCAAAAGTATTTACTGTTTTAGCAACTGACTATGAAACACGTTGCCCGAACGTTGGTAAATTTGTGAACAACCTTCAGTTCACCACTGGCATGGAAAACATGGTCATGGGTCCAATCATGAACAAAGTGAAGCCAGAAGTTGCAGCAAAAGAATACTTGAAGAAAAACCCAGCAGTGCTAGACAAATGGCTAGCTGGCGTGACTACCTTTGACGGCAAAGAAGGTCTTTCAGCTGTGAAAAAATCACTAGGTCTGTAA
- a CDS encoding TIGR01621 family pseudouridine synthase: MSFNGFYVIADEPDFIVVNKMPGIPMHQEDNQPGLIDLIRSQTGLSSLFQIHRLDNLTSGVMVFGKSAAVASELGEAWQSKKVQKFYIALSSFKPSKKQGLIAGDMEKGRNGSWKLLRSKLNPALTRFFSASIAPGIRAFLLKPYTGKTHQIRVAMKSLGCPILGDGRYSGESADRGYLHAYQLAFALNGVSYRYQAIPNVGDKFSYPVLHSLLMNEWHQPELLNWPE, encoded by the coding sequence GTGTCCTTTAACGGCTTTTATGTGATCGCTGATGAACCAGATTTTATTGTGGTGAATAAAATGCCAGGCATCCCTATGCATCAGGAAGATAATCAACCAGGGTTAATTGATTTAATTCGCTCTCAAACTGGTCTATCGTCACTTTTTCAAATTCACCGCTTAGATAATCTAACGAGTGGAGTAATGGTATTTGGAAAGTCAGCAGCAGTTGCTAGTGAACTTGGGGAAGCATGGCAATCCAAAAAGGTACAAAAATTTTATATTGCACTCTCTTCCTTTAAGCCAAGTAAAAAGCAGGGACTCATCGCTGGAGATATGGAAAAAGGACGAAATGGTAGTTGGAAATTACTACGTTCTAAACTTAATCCAGCCCTAACACGCTTTTTTAGCGCGTCTATTGCCCCTGGTATTCGTGCGTTTTTATTAAAACCCTATACAGGTAAAACCCATCAAATTCGTGTCGCAATGAAAAGTTTAGGGTGTCCTATTCTTGGAGATGGTCGATATAGCGGAGAGTCTGCTGATCGTGGTTATTTGCATGCATATCAATTAGCTTTTGCCTTGAATGGGGTGAGTTACCGGTATCAAGCCATTCCCAATGTGGGTGACAAATTTTCTTATCCAGTACTTCATTCACTGTTGATGAATGAGTGGCATCAACCAGAATTACTAAACTGGCCAGAATAA
- a CDS encoding substrate-binding periplasmic protein, which yields MKYYGVGVLSSVASAAAIAQSVVVQVGVNNLPLPPFIMGEGDEFPDRPGLSVELVRQAAKACKVDIKLKRLPSQRLLQEIKSGEIDAVIQLSYSPERAEYAAFPMIDNKVDGKARLTTLTYCFYVDAKRPIQWDGKKLSNTNLPVGAIYGWSVIQDLEKLKINFETAPDFKSNIAKLRANRIAAFAAQSALVEAYLGSDKSIVALSPPIAEKDYFLPFSLPFAQKYPEAKQCLWKHISQMRDEVFLQRASAYDQWLLH from the coding sequence ATGAAATACTATGGAGTGGGTGTTCTTTCTAGCGTTGCAAGTGCCGCTGCGATTGCTCAGTCTGTAGTCGTCCAAGTAGGGGTAAATAATCTACCACTGCCGCCTTTTATCATGGGCGAAGGGGATGAGTTTCCAGATAGACCTGGTCTTTCTGTCGAGTTAGTCCGCCAAGCAGCTAAAGCCTGTAAGGTAGATATCAAATTAAAACGTTTACCTTCTCAGCGTTTACTTCAAGAAATCAAATCAGGCGAAATTGATGCGGTAATTCAACTATCTTACAGCCCTGAGCGCGCAGAGTACGCAGCCTTCCCGATGATTGATAACAAAGTGGATGGCAAGGCTAGATTGACGACATTGACGTACTGCTTCTATGTGGATGCAAAGCGTCCTATTCAATGGGATGGGAAGAAACTAAGCAATACTAACTTACCGGTTGGTGCCATTTATGGTTGGTCGGTTATTCAAGACTTAGAAAAGTTAAAGATCAACTTCGAAACCGCGCCAGATTTCAAATCCAATATCGCTAAGTTAAGAGCGAATCGAATCGCTGCTTTTGCCGCGCAATCTGCGCTGGTGGAAGCCTATCTGGGTTCAGATAAAAGTATTGTGGCACTGAGTCCTCCAATTGCTGAGAAAGACTACTTTTTGCCATTTAGTCTGCCATTTGCCCAGAAATACCCAGAAGCCAAACAGTGTTTATGGAAACACATTAGCCAAATGCGAGATGAAGTTTTTTTGCAAAGAGCCTCTGCATACGATCAGTGGCTACTTCATTAG
- a CDS encoding SPFH domain-containing protein, translating to MNPIVIGLLGIILFVIISGIRIVEQQTVSIVQTLGRYSRTLAPGLNWIFIPFQQIAGKLSLKIESVPATVEVKTLDNMFVALPVNLMIQVEPERAADAFYKLQEPHEQVRAWVLNTVRSVAASMTLEDMFKDREKIVGEVRHMLTTKLSEFGYLLEGVLIDQPTVSLEVQSSFNRVVAATREKEAAQQEAEAAMIRTVKQAEAEAEAQRQRAKGLADSRKLLAEGLKESLLEFSGVPPHEAISILLETNRIDALREIGKHGNLVVLDLQKTDEQTAALMPLLSSLKKKAATPAASLTKPNQPTSDHQNSAE from the coding sequence ATGAATCCAATCGTAATTGGGCTATTGGGCATCATCTTATTTGTGATCATTTCTGGTATTCGTATTGTTGAACAGCAAACGGTATCTATTGTTCAGACACTAGGCCGCTACTCACGTACCTTGGCGCCTGGCCTTAACTGGATTTTCATCCCGTTTCAGCAAATTGCTGGCAAGTTATCTTTAAAAATTGAGTCCGTCCCTGCAACCGTTGAAGTAAAAACGCTGGATAACATGTTTGTTGCGCTACCGGTTAATCTGATGATTCAAGTAGAGCCAGAACGTGCTGCAGATGCTTTCTACAAGCTGCAAGAGCCGCACGAGCAGGTAAGGGCATGGGTGCTAAATACCGTCCGTTCTGTTGCCGCTTCTATGACGCTAGAAGATATGTTTAAAGATCGTGAGAAGATTGTAGGTGAAGTTAGACATATGCTAACGACTAAGCTGTCGGAGTTTGGTTATTTACTAGAAGGCGTGTTGATCGACCAGCCAACGGTTTCTTTGGAAGTGCAATCCTCGTTTAATCGTGTCGTTGCCGCAACACGTGAAAAAGAAGCCGCACAGCAAGAAGCAGAAGCAGCGATGATTCGTACCGTGAAGCAAGCGGAAGCAGAAGCGGAAGCTCAGCGCCAACGTGCTAAAGGGTTGGCGGACTCAAGAAAACTGCTTGCAGAAGGGCTAAAAGAATCTCTATTAGAGTTTTCTGGCGTTCCTCCACATGAAGCAATTTCTATTTTGTTAGAAACCAACCGTATTGATGCGCTACGTGAAATTGGTAAACATGGCAACTTAGTGGTCTTGGACTTACAAAAGACGGATGAACAAACCGCCGCCTTAATGCCTTTGCTTAGTTCTCTAAAGAAGAAAGCAGCAACCCCAGCTGCAAGCCTGACTAAGCCTAATCAGCCAACATCAGATCATCAAAATAGCGCGGAATAA
- a CDS encoding nucleoside/nucleotide kinase family protein, translating into MSLPESAIARIDALLAKQERVLLGIAAPPGAGKSTIAEWIHQHYLELSVVVPMDGYHLANVELARLGRADRKGAQDTFDSAGFVSLLSRIRHQQSDEIVYAPEFRREIEEPIANAIPVLSDKRLIIIEGNYLLLELGFWQQVTGLLDDTWYVEVDQALRLTRLINRHIQFGRSPEAAAAWVENTDEPNARQIEASKHRAQFVLAV; encoded by the coding sequence ATGTCATTACCAGAAAGTGCTATTGCAAGGATTGATGCTTTATTAGCAAAACAAGAAAGAGTGCTACTAGGTATTGCAGCGCCACCTGGCGCGGGGAAATCGACCATTGCCGAGTGGATTCACCAACATTATTTGGAATTGAGTGTCGTTGTGCCGATGGATGGCTACCACTTGGCGAATGTTGAATTGGCTAGGTTGGGTAGAGCTGATCGCAAAGGGGCGCAAGATACCTTTGATAGTGCTGGTTTTGTGAGCTTACTTAGTCGAATCCGCCATCAACAATCTGATGAAATTGTCTATGCACCTGAATTTCGAAGAGAAATCGAAGAGCCAATTGCGAATGCCATTCCTGTATTGTCTGACAAACGGCTAATCATTATCGAAGGAAATTACCTGCTTTTGGAATTAGGGTTTTGGCAACAGGTGACAGGTTTGCTGGATGATACTTGGTACGTGGAAGTAGATCAGGCGCTTCGGCTGACTCGGTTAATTAATCGACACATTCAGTTTGGTCGATCTCCGGAAGCTGCTGCAGCATGGGTAGAAAATACAGATGAACCTAATGCAAGGCAAATTGAGGCAAGTAAACATCGCGCCCAATTTGTGTTGGCGGTCTAG
- a CDS encoding HAD-IA family hydrolase, with protein MPTFKDKSFSAFLFDMDGTLLSSLPAVERAWRTWANRHGIDADQLLTTLHGVRAEDTIRRFFSDEAAVQQEAKWILDFECEDTDGVTAIPGIHALLDQLAPTEWAIVTSAPKALALTRLKAAGIPVPPHLYTAEDVSKGKPHPEGFMKAAEQLGVAIEDCLVFEDSPAGVAAARAAGASVVIIGGHVEANEQDFEIQDYL; from the coding sequence ATGCCAACGTTTAAAGACAAATCTTTCTCAGCCTTTTTATTTGATATGGATGGGACATTGCTCAGTTCGCTACCTGCGGTTGAGCGGGCTTGGCGCACTTGGGCAAATCGCCATGGCATTGATGCGGATCAGTTACTGACTACGCTTCATGGCGTAAGAGCAGAAGACACGATTCGCCGCTTCTTTTCTGATGAAGCAGCGGTTCAGCAAGAAGCAAAATGGATTTTAGATTTTGAGTGTGAAGATACGGATGGAGTAACGGCGATACCCGGTATTCATGCCTTATTAGATCAACTCGCTCCAACAGAATGGGCGATTGTCACCTCAGCCCCCAAAGCATTAGCACTTACCCGGCTAAAAGCCGCTGGCATACCCGTCCCGCCGCACTTATATACGGCCGAGGATGTGAGCAAAGGAAAGCCGCACCCGGAGGGCTTTATGAAAGCAGCCGAGCAACTTGGCGTGGCGATTGAGGATTGTTTAGTGTTCGAAGACTCCCCAGCCGGGGTTGCGGCAGCCAGAGCGGCCGGCGCTAGCGTCGTGATTATCGGTGGGCACGTTGAAGCAAACGAGCAAGACTTTGAAATTCAGGATTACCTATAA
- a CDS encoding MFS transporter — protein MKHLTYAKWFLFSLFAGNGLLFGYWAVHIPLIQKRFSVDAAQLGLLLLLIAGGSALTMLTSGKTLSWFGSKKLLLIGATGLFALLPVMMWTTHLAILIVAMGTFGIANGLMDVAMNEQAIRLEEAVIQKQGKPILSGLHGAFSLGGLTGASSGYLSLKEGSDGLLLAASLCIFGLIFLWVGERHLLAARQESHEEKGSWRISKKLVLVAGMAFLVLLSEGAIADWSAVYLEKAIGVTPSRAALGYAIFSLAMAVGRFGGDYVRARAAAHDILTFCGIIATVGMSMVLWKANEPITLIGFGLLGLGFSNIVPILFGASNDLPDTSPAMGLSIIVSCGYLGFLSGPVVIGFLIQHAGLTPALSLIAVCSAVVAICASIALANKDY, from the coding sequence ATGAAGCATCTCACTTACGCCAAGTGGTTTCTATTTAGCTTATTTGCAGGCAATGGCCTCTTATTTGGCTACTGGGCGGTACATATTCCTTTAATTCAAAAACGATTTTCGGTAGATGCCGCCCAGTTAGGCTTACTTTTACTCCTGATAGCAGGTGGTTCTGCTCTTACCATGCTCACATCAGGCAAAACCTTAAGCTGGTTTGGAAGTAAGAAACTGTTACTCATCGGCGCAACAGGACTATTTGCCTTACTACCTGTCATGATGTGGACGACTCACTTAGCGATTCTCATTGTGGCAATGGGCACATTTGGTATCGCCAATGGCTTAATGGATGTCGCCATGAACGAACAAGCCATTCGTTTAGAAGAAGCGGTGATTCAGAAGCAAGGCAAACCGATTTTATCTGGGCTTCATGGTGCATTTAGCCTAGGAGGGTTAACCGGAGCCTCCTCTGGTTATCTCTCATTAAAAGAAGGGAGTGATGGTCTACTACTTGCTGCTAGCTTGTGCATATTTGGACTAATTTTTCTCTGGGTAGGAGAACGTCACTTACTTGCAGCGAGACAAGAAAGCCACGAAGAAAAAGGCTCTTGGCGGATCAGCAAAAAACTAGTACTTGTGGCTGGCATGGCATTTTTAGTCTTACTCAGTGAAGGAGCCATTGCGGATTGGAGTGCTGTTTACTTAGAAAAAGCGATCGGCGTGACGCCAAGCCGTGCGGCACTCGGTTATGCCATCTTTTCGCTTGCGATGGCCGTTGGACGATTTGGTGGAGACTATGTTCGAGCAAGAGCTGCGGCTCATGACATTTTGACGTTTTGCGGCATTATCGCCACAGTAGGCATGTCGATGGTGCTCTGGAAGGCAAACGAACCCATCACGCTGATTGGATTTGGATTACTGGGATTAGGTTTTTCTAATATTGTGCCCATTTTATTTGGTGCGTCGAACGATCTACCAGACACTTCACCTGCCATGGGATTATCCATCATCGTAAGCTGTGGATATTTAGGCTTCCTAAGTGGACCGGTCGTGATCGGCTTCTTGATTCAACATGCAGGCCTCACCCCTGCTCTTAGTCTCATTGCCGTGTGTTCTGCCGTAGTTGCCATTTGTGCCAGCATCGCCTTAGCCAACAAAGATTATTAA
- a CDS encoding DeoR/GlpR family DNA-binding transcription regulator — protein MNQPLAIERQQQILDSLEKQGRVIAQQLAQRFGVSIDTIRRDLTDLATQNLLVKVHGGAVKKTAPSLPRETREHLHKAAKTEIGKLCAALIKPGQTVFFDNSTTVLEIVRHIPQTLMFTGITHSLPTAVALASLPNANTIMIGGQINQKEMMCADTETIARITNFRPDIGFLGICAIHVDAGITTDTYEDMLIKQAIVNQSQLVVAPVSPDKFNQSSPYLVCPVSAIDILALDKLPDESAMEGFIPSGVQLLTPAKEYIA, from the coding sequence ATGAACCAGCCGCTTGCCATAGAACGCCAACAACAGATCCTTGATTCACTAGAGAAACAAGGACGGGTGATCGCACAGCAATTAGCACAACGCTTTGGTGTCTCTATTGATACCATTCGGCGCGACCTAACCGACCTAGCCACGCAGAACTTATTGGTCAAAGTGCATGGCGGCGCCGTTAAAAAGACAGCGCCGTCACTACCTCGCGAAACGAGAGAGCATTTACATAAAGCAGCAAAAACCGAAATTGGTAAATTATGCGCGGCACTCATCAAACCAGGCCAAACAGTCTTTTTTGATAACAGCACAACCGTGCTAGAAATTGTCCGCCATATTCCTCAAACGCTGATGTTTACAGGTATTACCCATAGTCTGCCAACTGCAGTAGCACTAGCAAGTTTACCGAATGCCAATACCATTATGATTGGTGGGCAAATTAATCAAAAAGAGATGATGTGTGCAGATACGGAAACCATTGCACGCATCACTAACTTTCGGCCAGATATCGGGTTTTTAGGCATCTGCGCAATTCATGTGGATGCAGGCATTACAACTGACACCTACGAAGATATGTTAATTAAACAAGCTATTGTGAACCAGTCTCAGTTGGTTGTCGCTCCGGTTAGCCCAGATAAATTTAACCAGTCCTCTCCCTATTTGGTTTGCCCAGTGAGTGCGATTGATATCTTAGCCTTAGATAAATTACCCGATGAAAGTGCGATGGAAGGCTTCATCCCTTCAGGTGTTCAATTACTGACACCAGCGAAAGAGTACATCGCATGA